The DNA sequence GTGCTCTAGAACCATGTCTTATCTTTTAAAAACACAAAGTAGACGATGATAAAATTATTTTAGTTAGAAGATATATAAACGGTAGATTTAGTTGAAAGCTCTTGTGACTGGTGGAGCTGGCTTCATTGGTTCTTATGTAATAGACTATCTAAAAATAAAAAAGTATAATGTTGTTGCTTTAGACGACCTTTCAGCTGGAAGGAGGAATAATTTACCTTCTGACTTACCATTAAAGGTGAAGTCTGTAGCCGACGTTGTTAAGGAAGATGTAAAAGATTTTGACACAATTATCCACTGTGCTGCTCAAGTCTCTACATTTTGGTGTATAGACTACCCTGAGGAAGATTTCAGGAGAAACGCTCTCTCCACCTTTCATCTCTTCGAGACCTGTAGAAAATTTAACGATGATGCCTTGATAATCTATACAAGCAGTAGAAGCGTACATGGGGATATACCTGAGCCAAACCTTGCAGATGAGTCTTTTCCTTTCGACCCTAGCACCTTTTATAATGTTCATAAGATTTACGGCGAATTGCTTTGTAAAATCTATTCAAACTTGTATGGCATGAAATTCATTATATTAAGACCAAGTAATGTATACGGTCCTAGGCAACCTTATTGGATGAAGGGCTGGTACAACTTTATCAGTTTCTGGATTAAGATATCACTGGAAAACGAGGCTTTACCTATCTACGGTAGTGGTGAGCAGATAAGAGATTATACATATGTAGAGGATACTGCAAAAGCCTACATTCTTGCTTTGGAAAACCCAAGGGCTATAGGGGAAGTCTTTCTTTTGCCAACAGGTAGGGGTGTAAGCCTGAACGAGCTTGCCAACATAATCATTAAGTTAACACACAGTAAATCTCAAAAAAATTATCTTCCACCACGTCAAGGGGATATAATGCGCTTTGTAGGTAGCTACAAGAAGGCTAATGAAATCCTTGGATGGGAGCCAAAAATCTCCTTGGAAGAGGGTTTAAAGAGAGAGATAGAATGGGTGAGACAAGAATTAACCCTAAAGGGCAAAGGAGTTTGAGCCATAAATATATGATTATTTTTTTAAAGGTCATGATATTATGAAAGCAGTTATCCCTACAGCTGGTTTAGGAACAAGGCTCCTGCCTTCAACAAAGGAGCAGCCCAAGGAGATGTTGCCCGTATTTGCCAACGGAGATGGTGAATGCCTATGCTTGAAACCTCTTGTTCAGCTCGTCTTTGAGCAACTTTTTAATTCAGGTTCTAGAGAATTTTGCTTTGTAGTAGGTAGAAATAAGAGGGCCATAGAAGATCACTTCACACCTGATTGCGGTTACGTTGAACAACTAAACAATAAGGGCAAGAGCATACAAGCATTGCTTCTTGAGGACTTCTATAAGAAGGTTGAAGCCTCAACAATAGTATGGATTAACCAACCCGAACCTCTAGGCTTTGGACATGCCGTCCATCTAACTAAACCTTTCATTGGAGGCTCTCCACTTCTCGTCCACGCCGGTGATACATATATTATATCAAGAGAAAACGTTCACTTAAAAAGACTGATTGAAGAACAT is a window from the Candidatus Methylarchaceae archaeon HK02M2 genome containing:
- a CDS encoding NAD-dependent epimerase/dehydratase family protein; this translates as MKALVTGGAGFIGSYVIDYLKIKKYNVVALDDLSAGRRNNLPSDLPLKVKSVADVVKEDVKDFDTIIHCAAQVSTFWCIDYPEEDFRRNALSTFHLFETCRKFNDDALIIYTSSRSVHGDIPEPNLADESFPFDPSTFYNVHKIYGELLCKIYSNLYGMKFIILRPSNVYGPRQPYWMKGWYNFISFWIKISLENEALPIYGSGEQIRDYTYVEDTAKAYILALENPRAIGEVFLLPTGRGVSLNELANIIIKLTHSKSQKNYLPPRQGDIMRFVGSYKKANEILGWEPKISLEEGLKREIEWVRQELTLKGKGV